From one Hypanus sabinus isolate sHypSab1 unplaced genomic scaffold, sHypSab1.hap1 scaffold_395, whole genome shotgun sequence genomic stretch:
- the LOC132388736 gene encoding B-cell differentiation antigen CD72-like encodes MESRSPSRAAHEQEPRHRPCRKICLLCLVTSVFVAIVAGLSIHVLQIRQSLLASDQKYLRLWEQHQEMNRTQCQCRVQIHEPNSTLEYMTSENSVLDLSQNTCLKNVSVPSNNVSILEHKLFILERNISILENKLFVLESNLSIMSTDLSDQHQTQTDLRHNFSHLKLKCRTLNETKEEICQMLSSRKEKACSKDWIRNEDLCYFISTFESSYEGAKQLCSISESKFLEINTNEEEKFVNNAVVGEDSSYWIGTCKAGKVASNVVYKVTSGKFECSECKSSWLGSCTNDQHRFICEKPASLFPDIPEKIRVLCRNAMEGT; translated from the exons ATGGAATCACGGTCTCCATccagag ctgcgcaTGAACAGGAGCCGAGACATAGACCGTGCCGTaagatctgcctactctgcctcgTTACGTCCGTTTTCGTCGCGATAGTTGCCGggctctcgatccatg TGTTACAGATCCGTCAGTCTCTGCTCGCCTCTGACCAAAAGTACCTGAGACTTTGGGAGCAACATCAGGAGATGAACAGGACCCAATGCCAATGTCGAGTACAAATCCACGAACCGAACTCAACCCTGGAATACATGACATCAGAGAATTCCGTCTTGGATCTCTCCCAGAACACCTGTCTAAAGAACGTTTCCGTCCCAAGCAACAACGTCTCCATCCTCGAACACAAATTGTTTATCCTCGAAAGAAACATCTCCATCCTTGAAAACAAATTGTTCGTCCTGGAAAGCAACCTCTCGATCATGAGCACCGATCTCTCTGATCAGCATCAAACGCAAACCGATCTCCGTCACAACTTCAGTCACCTCAAACTGAAGTGTAGAACTCTCAACGAAACCAAGGAAGAAATCTGCCAGATGCTGAGCAGCAGAAAAG AGAAAGCGTGTTCCAAagactggatcagaaatgaagacctGTGTTATTTCATTTCCACGTTTGAAAGTTCTTACGAGGGGGCGAAGCAGCTCTGTTCTATCTCTGAATCAAAGTTTCTTGAAATAAATACAAACGAGGAAGAG AAGTTTGTTAACAACGCTGTCGTCGGTGAAGACagttcatactggattggaacatGCAAAGCGGG GAAAGTGGCCTCTAACGTCGTGTACAAGGTGACCTCTGGAAAGTTCGAATGCAGTGAATGTAAATCCAGTTGGCTTGGCAGTTGCACAAATGATCAGCACCGTTTCATCTGTGAGAAGCCTGCATCTTTGTtcccggatattcctgaaaagatccggGTTCTCTGTCGAAATGCCATGGAGGGGACTTAA